A single genomic interval of Xyrauchen texanus isolate HMW12.3.18 chromosome 48, RBS_HiC_50CHRs, whole genome shotgun sequence harbors:
- the LOC127639947 gene encoding diphthine methyl ester synthase-like isoform X1, with protein MLYFIGLGLGDAKDITVKGLEIIRQCNRVYLEAYTSIMTVGKEALEEYYGRELMLADRDMVEQQADEILKGADVSDVAFLVVGDPFGATTHSDLVLRAVNAGIQYRVIHNASIMNAVGCCGLQLYNFGETISIVFWTDTWRPESFYDKIKKNRDMGLHTLCLLDIKVKEQSMENLMRGRKIYEPPRYMTVAQAAEQLLEILQNRQERGEELAMTEDTVCVGLARVGSEDQAIHSGTLRELASCDLGGPLHSMIISGHLHPLEIDMLKLFCSPEGLKTLKMTDSSTYIS; from the exons ATGTTGTATTTTATCGGTCTTGGTCTCGGTGATGCTAAAGACATCACTGTCAAGGGTTTAGAGATCATCCGACAGTGCAATCGGGTTTATTTGGAGGCTTACACGTCCATAATGACCGTCGGGAAAGAAGCGTTG GAGGAATATTATGGGCGTGAGCTTATGCTGGCAGACAGAGACATGGTGGAACAACAGGCAGATGAAATTCTAAAAGGAGCAGATGTCAGTGATGTGGCATTTCTGGTGGTGGGTGATCCTTTTGG AGCCACAACTCATAGTGATTTGGTCCTTCGAGCGGTGAATGCCGGAATACAGTATCGCGTTATACACAACGCCTCCATCATGAATGCAGTAGGCTGCTGTGGATTACAG TTGTACAACTTCGGGGAGACCATATCCATTGTCTTCTGGACAGACACGTGGAGGCCTGAGAGCTTCTATGATAAGATCAAGAAGAACAGGGATATGGGCCTGCACACGCTGTGCCTGTTGG ATATCAAAGTCAAAGAGCAGTCCATGGAGAATTTAATGAG GGGCCGGAAAATTTATGAGCCCCCCAGGTACATGACTGTCGCTCAGGCAGCTGAGCAACTTCTGGAGATACTGCAAAACCGACAGGAACGGGGTGAGGAGCTAG CAATGACCGAAGACACAGTGTGTGTCGGCCTGGCCCGGGTTGGATCCGAGGACCAGGCCATCCATTCTGGGACACTACGGGAGTTGGCCTCCTGTGACCTGGGAGGACCACTTCACTCCATGATTATCAGCGGACACCTTCACCCTCTTGAGATTGACATGCTAAAACTCTTTTGCAGTCCAGAAGGATTGAAAACCTTGAAGATGACTGATAGTTCCACATACATTTCTTGA
- the LOC127639947 gene encoding diphthine methyl ester synthase-like isoform X2 has translation MLADRDMVEQQADEILKGADVSDVAFLVVGDPFGATTHSDLVLRAVNAGIQYRVIHNASIMNAVGCCGLQLYNFGETISIVFWTDTWRPESFYDKIKKNRDMGLHTLCLLDIKVKEQSMENLMRGRKIYEPPRYMTVAQAAEQLLEILQNRQERGEELAMTEDTVCVGLARVGSEDQAIHSGTLRELASCDLGGPLHSMIISGHLHPLEIDMLKLFCSPEGLKTLKMTDSSTYIS, from the exons ATGCTGGCAGACAGAGACATGGTGGAACAACAGGCAGATGAAATTCTAAAAGGAGCAGATGTCAGTGATGTGGCATTTCTGGTGGTGGGTGATCCTTTTGG AGCCACAACTCATAGTGATTTGGTCCTTCGAGCGGTGAATGCCGGAATACAGTATCGCGTTATACACAACGCCTCCATCATGAATGCAGTAGGCTGCTGTGGATTACAG TTGTACAACTTCGGGGAGACCATATCCATTGTCTTCTGGACAGACACGTGGAGGCCTGAGAGCTTCTATGATAAGATCAAGAAGAACAGGGATATGGGCCTGCACACGCTGTGCCTGTTGG ATATCAAAGTCAAAGAGCAGTCCATGGAGAATTTAATGAG GGGCCGGAAAATTTATGAGCCCCCCAGGTACATGACTGTCGCTCAGGCAGCTGAGCAACTTCTGGAGATACTGCAAAACCGACAGGAACGGGGTGAGGAGCTAG CAATGACCGAAGACACAGTGTGTGTCGGCCTGGCCCGGGTTGGATCCGAGGACCAGGCCATCCATTCTGGGACACTACGGGAGTTGGCCTCCTGTGACCTGGGAGGACCACTTCACTCCATGATTATCAGCGGACACCTTCACCCTCTTGAGATTGACATGCTAAAACTCTTTTGCAGTCCAGAAGGATTGAAAACCTTGAAGATGACTGATAGTTCCACATACATTTCTTGA